The following proteins are encoded in a genomic region of Bubalus kerabau isolate K-KA32 ecotype Philippines breed swamp buffalo chromosome 15, PCC_UOA_SB_1v2, whole genome shotgun sequence:
- the LOC129628162 gene encoding olfactory receptor 2D3-like: MGTKNQTYLTEFILLGLSSDQQTQIMLFVIFLIIYLLTVFGNLLIILLIHTDSRLHTPMYFFLKNLSFSDLLFSTTIVPQMLFHLLVTRKTISKSGCSIQMIFFLVAGCTESSLLAVMSYDCYVAVCKPLHYSTLITQRICVQLSIGSWTSGALVSLVDTTFTLYLSYHGQNIINHYFCEPPALLKLASEETYKAEMAIFAMGVIILLGPLSLILFSYWNIISTVIQIRAGERRLKVFSTCGSHLIVIVFFYGSTIFTYMHPNSKKMNEGDKVISVFYSVITSMMNPFIYSLRNKDVRQAFKKLFGR, encoded by the coding sequence ATGGGCACAAAAAACCAAACCTATCTGACTGAATTCATCTTGCTGGGCCTTTCTTCAGATCAGCAGACCCAGATCATGCTATTTGTGATATTTCTCATCATCTACCTGCTGACTGTATTTGGGAATCTGCTCATCATACTGTTAATTCATACTGACTCTCGACTGCATACACCAatgtatttcttccttaaaaacctgTCGTTTAGTGATCTCCTTTTCTCTACAACAATTGTCCCTCAGATGCTATTCCATTTGCTGGTAACAAGAAAGACCATTTCCAAGTCAGGGTGCTCaattcagatgattttttttctagtagCAGGGTGTACAGAAAGCTCCCTGCTAGCAGTGATGTCCTATGACTGCTATGTGGCTGTCTGCAAGCCCCTTCACTACTCCACCCTCATAACCCAGAGGATTTGTGTTCAGCTGTCCATAGGATCTTGGACTAGTGGAGCACTTGTGTCTCTAGTAGATACAACATTTACTTTATATCTTTCATACCATGGCCAGAACATAATTAATCATTATTTTTGTGAACCTCCTGCGCTCTTGAAGTTGGCTTCAGAAGAAACCTACAAAGCTGAGATGGCCATCTTTGCCATGGGTGTGATAATTCTCCTCGGTCCTCTCTCCCTTATCCTTTTCTCTTACTGGAATATTATCTCCACTGTGATTCAGATACGGGCAGGGGAGAGGAGACTCAAGGTCTTTTCTACGTGTGGTTCTCATCTCATTGTTATTGTCTTCTTCTATGGATCAACAATATTTACCTATATGCATCCAAATTCCAAGAAAATGAATGAGGGGGATAAGGTGATCTCAGTGTTCTATTCAGTCATAACATCTATGATGAACCCATTCATTTATAGCCTAAGGAACAAAGATGTTAGGCAggcatttaaaaaactatttggaaGATAG